The sequence tcgcgcacaatatcagcgtttttgtttttgtttttaattttttttaaattttttgaatttaaaaaattcaacattttcttatttaaaatttaatatataaatatatcccctaaacacattacaatactcaataaatacttaaattaattttattttaatttttttttaaaccaaacactataacctaattggaaagcctaaactctataggtaaaatctaaaaaaaaaatagctttaacactatacccaaagcctgaaccctataaataaaatcgtaaagaaattttttaattattttttaatttacaaatttaaaaaaaaattaaaaaaacaaaaaaatgttGATATTGTGCGCGAGGCGCACAGTCGCATACTGTACACGTCGCGCATAATATcaaacctatatatatatatatatatatatatatatatatatatatatatatatttatttatttatttatttatggtaAATCATGTATATCTTTGGACATCTTAATTACGTTACGAGACATAAGGTCAACATGTTTTGTCAATTGACAAAGTAATGaaaagaaattaattttattgagTAATTCTCTTTTATATCCGACCGTAATTGTTTGCGATCCCTTGTCGTGGCCGATGAGTCTCACGAGGCCGAAATCTCCCAGCTTGGCGTTGAAGGCGGAGCCCAGCATCACGTTGCTCGGCTTCCTGACGCGGTGCACCGCACACTGCTCCCACTCCTCGTGGAGGAGAAGCAGAGGAAACAGAGGATTCCTCTTTTTCTGAGGTAGCAGGACAAGATGGAGGATTGGATGTAGGCATGCGGTTCCAATTGAAACGGTAAAGAGAATAGACGACGAGATCAAGTGGAAATATATATTACACCTTTTAAAACTGCTGCTATAAATTCCTTCAACAAACGAATTAATTTATGTTCATTCATCTGTAAATTAATTATTACATTGTCgttgttttaaaataaatatttatttatttctcttcTCTTGTTTTTGTAATTTCCCCTCTATAACATCTCCGTTTCCTCGACACAATAACACAAATGCTGCTCCGCActatttattttgttttaaaataaatagTTTCTAAAGCATCtgttaaattttagttaatttacaaGGAAAACACCACCAATCATGCTTAATATTTTAGCAGATAAAGGATATAACAACTCACAAGTAGATTGAAAGATCTTACACATAAAGACATGGTACCAGAAAAACAGTTGCAAGTTAAAGTTTCAGTTGCTCCATTTCTTCACTCCCTCCGGCGAGTTCCTATGTCCCCATttctctctgtccccgtgtcccactgtcgatcggacggatcagattataTCTCATtatatcatgacatctttaagatgtgtgtaGTATCCTCGTAATATGCTAGGCATCCTTGAAATGTAATCTGACTCATCCGATCGACATTGGGACATGAGGACAGAGAAATAAGGACAAAGGATCCGAACTACCCTCCGGCCTCTTTGAAAGACACAACTTcagcataagtagaatcatctaTCAGCCATAGAAACATATAATATGTTAAATTTTATAACATATACATTATTTGCCCCCACGGCTAACTGGGTATTTATcatcgtaatttacctcctctgtgttgatcCTGAACGGACTGGGTAGCTGGCCGCTTCCGccgggagaagttgccgagataCCTGGCTCGGAACTCCTCGTTGGTGAGGTCGGCGAACTGGTTGATCGCGAGCCGAAAGGAGTGCTCCCCGCGGTCGGCCGCCGCGTTGTGCTCGTCCACGCGCCTGAGGTTGTCCTTGAAGACCTCGAAGCGGTCGGCGTCCAGATCGAGGGCGTCCTGGACGATGGGGCGATGCTTCGCCCTCCACTCCAGGTAGAGCAGTCGCACCTCCTCCTCGCTGCGGCCGGTCACGGCATCGACGGACGCCATGAGTGGAAAGACTAGAGGAGAAAGGAAAGATGAGATGCCTTCCTGTTGAAGGAAAAGGCTTTTTAATACAAAACGAGCACATAGAGTCAATGAATATTCTATGGATTCATTTATgagaattaattaaatatatttaattaattaaataaaaaatacagTTTAATAGATTCTGGATCAGAAAAGGTCCTGTCTATTTATTAATACGATAGATTATACCCACCTGTTAATAAGTAGGGGTCTACGATTGATCAAAGATCCTCGTTCAAATTTTTTGTCCCCAATATCACCTGTCTCCGTATTCCATTCGTCACTCCAGCCTATCGTCGACAGTCTCCGATCATCATCTCGATCAACACTATAACTCTTGAGGAAGGTAAACCCAAGGGGATCACCATCGGCACGATCGACGTCGGAATTTGATCGGATCTGAACAAACTTTTCTCTGCCATCGATCTAAGCCCCTGTTTAGATCCGATCAGATTCCGACACTGATCATGGCGATAGCGATCCCCTTAGGTTCACTTTTCCTAAGGATTATAGTATTCATTGGGACGGTGGCCGAAGATTGCCAGTGATAAGCTGTGACGATGAGTAAAACATGGGACAGAGAGATTTGGGAAGAGAGGATTTGAACTCAAAGATCCTGGCCCAGAGAATTTTTGCCGTTTAGAACTACTGTT comes from Zingiber officinale cultivar Zhangliang unplaced genomic scaffold, Zo_v1.1 ctg232, whole genome shotgun sequence and encodes:
- the LOC122037057 gene encoding oryzain alpha chain-like — translated: MASVDAVTGRSEEEVRLLYLEWRAKHRPIVQDALDLDADRFEVFKDNLRRVDEHNAAADRGEHSFRLAINQFADLTNEEFRARYLGNFSRRKRPATQSVQDQHRGDDSTYAEVVSFKEAGG